A stretch of the Uranotaenia lowii strain MFRU-FL chromosome 3, ASM2978415v1, whole genome shotgun sequence genome encodes the following:
- the LOC129752285 gene encoding uncharacterized protein LOC129752285, protein MNLITTALLAVALLTVVTKADEWNWLNNGESLMEDLVREKRQGANVTDVADEDILNFILDSGRQGRSLEGFDEVYSDPSVQEALQKSDDTEARNIIKEKLCALGLMQCDGELIDGRRPYLNPQNLIYAQPVALKPVGRPIATIPVRGPPGPPAPGPQYQPQSQKPHQGPYGPPQPMPLPRPQQKVGFASQQVPFNGPNSFNGPSYSGPSYNGPSYSGPGPFPSYASKPPGPIYEGPEIPYEFETPNKPGVIISEGLPIAGKPAVEQHIHHHYHHIEGGTADKTVAVKSPDIITGSAVGGSSSSNLYSSSSNNNLFSSTYGSSNGGFSPSGGKDFDYQDLRGSNSQGFAQQYASYASQTKPVGSSIYNQGPSTFGSSDNTIYGTSSNSNNNGFNGLSGSYQQSSHASNPNLYKKELNVNGAAGLNSFGADYSKYSQQYNGQYSNNQFNQQQFGSSGQSQYAGNNQYGSSGQFGGAANNRFEDCICVPYEQCPAQDVVGRRDDLILPLDPRNLKTDIEAEIEKVVITDGNGTMTIVHVPKNATVAQARSANVTETAEKKVTKRDTTASKKSDDDKATGEARLLGGGHHGEGGGGGGKKVVPTFGVSFGLPVPSYPPNPFGPHPGVNPYFGSIGYNGLNLGLVNVNPLFSFQVTKDEYGDKVVKPLVNLHVTPTENIVHKVGSLLAHKKQNILHVFNQHDHVHNHYGYPPPPPIYRPPHGPPPFVNGPPHSFGPPHSFGPTGPNLIFTKPPGPVYSGPPGPIYNRPPGPPFIPNGPPPPYYGPGPRPPFYRDASPGSDVELDYDPTEVGRTANVSLQQQAAFGTPFNYQSIYPQNQPGQLNDNRIDYARQYQNYQHGNNARLPPTQTIPTPAPGHSEGSNIVSFPRSRRSTDVSVPDSLEPQETLAIVEGNRGPAEQVEVQEKSITAEKRQAYYGARPQ, encoded by the exons ATGAATCTCATAACGACCGCCTTGCTGGCGGTAGCGCTTCTGACGGTGGTCACCAAAGCCGATGAGTGGAACTGGTTGAATAATGGCGAATCGCTGATGGAAGATTTGGTCCGGGAGAAGCGACAGGGCGCGAATGTTACCGACGTTGCCGATGAAGATATTCTGAACTTCATTCTGGACAGTGGCCGGCAGGGACGAAGTCTGGAAGGATTCGATGAGGTCTACAGCGACCCCTCGGTTCAGGAAGCGCTGCAGAAAAGCGATGACACCGAAGCTAGGAATATCATCAAGGAGAAGCTGTGCGCTCTCGGGTTGATGCAATGCGATGGAGAGCTGATCGACGGTAGACGGCCTTATCTGAATCCACAGAATTTAATCTATGCTCAACCCGTTGCGTTGAAGCCCGTTGGCCGTCCGATTGCTACAATTCCGGTGAGGGGACCTCCTGGACCACCAGCTCCCGGTCCTCAGTACCAACCTCAATCACAGAAGCCTCATCAGGGACCTTACGGACCTCCTCAACCGATGCCACTTCCACGACCTCAACAGAAGGTTGGATTCGCCTCTCAGCAAGTCCCCTTCAACGGTCCAAACTCGTTCAATGGGCCATCGTATAGTGGACCATCTTACAATGGACCATCATATAGTGGACCCGGACCTTTCCCATCGTACGCCTCCAAACCACCAGGTCCAATCTACGAGGGACCCGAAATTCCCTACGAGTTTGAAACACCCAACAAACCTGGCGTCATCATCTCGGAAGGACTTCCCATTGCTGGTAAACCTGCCGTGGAACAACACATTCATCACCATTACCACCACATTGAAGGAGGAACTGCCGACAAGACCGTTGCTGTGAAGTCGCCGGACATAATCACTGGATCTGCTGTTGGTGGTAGTTCAAGCAGCAACCTGTACTCCTCAAGCTCTAATAACAATCTGTTCAGCTCAACTTATGGATCATCTAACGGCGGATTCAGCCCCTCGGGTGGTAAGGACTTTGACTATCAAGATCTCCGAGGATCCAACAGCCAAGGTTTCGCTCAGCAATACGCTAGCTATGCCTCACAAACCAAACCGGTTGGTAGCAGCATCTACAACCAAGGACCTTCGACATTCGGTAGCTCCGACAACACAATCTACGGAACCAGCAGCAATAGCAACAACAATGGCTTCAACGGCTTAAGCGGAAGCTACCAGCAGTCTAGTCACGCGTCCAACCCGAACTTGTATAAAAAAGAACTCAACGTTAACGGAGCAGCTGGCTTAAACAGCTTCGGTGCAGACTACAGCAAATACAGCCAACAGTACAACGGACAGTACAGCAACAACCAGTTCAATCAGCAACAATTCGGCTCCAGCGGCCAAAGCCAGTACGCCGGCAATAACCAATACGGATCCAGTGGTCAGTTCGGAGGAGCTGCCAATAACCGTTTCGAAGATTGTATCTGTGTGCCATACGAACAGTGTCCTGCACAGGATGTCGTGGGACGTCGTGATGATTTGATACTGCCGCTGGACCCGCGTAACCTCAAAACCGATATCGAAGCCGAAATCGAGAAGGTTGTCATTACCGATGGAAACGGAACGATGACCATTGTCCATGTGCCGAAGAACGCAACCGTTGCACAAGCTCGCTCGGCAAACGTTACCGAAACTGCCGAAAAGAAGGTGACCAAACGGGACACCACTGCTTCGAAGAAATCCGATGATGACAAAGCCACTGGTGAAGCG CGTTTATTGGGAGGTGGTCACCATGGtgaaggaggaggaggaggtgGAAAGAAAGTTGTTCCTACCTTTGGAGTGTCCTTCGGTCTTCCCGTGCCTTCGTATCCCCCGAATCCTTTCGGTCCCCATCCCGGTGTAAATCCCTACTTTGGTTCTATCGGCTACAACGGTCTTAACCTGGGGCTTGTTAATGTCAACCCGCTGTTCTCATTCCAAGTCACCAAGGATGAGTACGGCGATAAGGTGGTCAAACCATTGGTTAATCTGCATGTTACTCCTACCGAAAATATTGTCCATAAAGTAGGAAGCCTTCTTGCTCACAAGAAACAAAACATCCTGCATGTGTTTAATCAGCATGACCATGTTCACAATCACTACGGTTATCCCCCACCACCTCCAATCTACCGGCCTCCTCATGGACCACCCCCGTTCGTAAACGGCCCACCGCATTCCTTCGGTCCTCCACATTCATTCGGTCCTACAGGACCTAACCTAATCTTCACAAAACCTCCTGGTCCAGTGTATTCGGGACCTCCTGGACCAATTTACAACCGACCACCGGGTCCTCCTTTCATCCCCAACGGTCCACCACCTCCCTACTACGGTCCAGGTCCTCGACCACCTTTCTACCGTGACGCCTCTCCCGGTTCCGACGTTGAGCTCGACTACGATCCAACCGAGGTCGGAAGAACGGCTAACGTCAGCCTTCAACAGCAAGCCGCCTTTGGCACACCCTTCAACTACCAGTCCATCTATCCCCAAAACCAACCGGGCCAGCTAAACGATAACCGAATTGACTACGCTAGACAGTATCAAAACTATCAGCACGGCAATAACGCTAGACTTCCGCCCACTCAGACCATTCCGACACCCGCGCCGGGACATTCCGAAGGTAGCAACATCGTTAGTTTCCCACGCAGTCGTCGCTCGACCGACGTCTCCGTACCGGATTCGCTAGAACCCCAAGAAACGTTAGCCATTGTTGAGGGCAACCGAGGTCCCGCAGAGCAGGTTGAGGTACAAGAAAAATCTATTACAGCTGAAAAG CGTCAAGCATACTACGGTGCCAGACCCCAG
- the LOC129752642 gene encoding uncharacterized protein LOC129752642 — MASDSNEKSFDETLKHLQMLSGLSSNRAAPVSLNRSNGEENPFQLTDPSLEAIQKNEAVVKQIFGSQCQCGAERVVTMSSGGSASLSGKGSITGKHSGSSSLEHGIINPTPFKHKARGEKKAVVRESMLKNIGKCVHQSVLKQNQVTKETAVQKPPTNTFLSNTVSLKPSLSENNIPECFTNDSSDDMLDFRLLVAQCSELTLSTQNQSNGSKPPEAPNYSQNSFRVLRQSDFQLCRSSTSNLASSRRNRKARQLKRCNSTSSLESDSSSNSNSLMQCSGGILGGASSSGSTTNPASLSNSTGNQPSTSPMTSSPSSSASCSTQARLNSTMPCDITIDEMASYFETLVHIPKKMSSMAEMMYI, encoded by the coding sequence ATGGCgtccgattcaaatgaaaaaagctTTGATGAGACACTAAAACACCTTCAGATGTTATCCGGTTTATCTTCGAATAGAGCAGCACCAGTCTCGTTAAACAGATCGAATGGTGAAGAAAATCCGTTTCAGCTAACGGATCCATCGTTGGAAGCTATTCAGAAAAACGAAGCTGTTGTGAAACAAATTTTCGGATCTCAATGTCAGTGTGGAGCTGAACGAGTAGTTACGATGTCAAGTGGTGGTAGCGCAAGCCTTTCTGGAAAAGGATCAATCACAGGGAAACATTCAGGCAGTTCTAGTCTAGAGCACGGTATCATTAACCCCACTCCTTTTAAGCATAAGGCTCGTGGCGAGAAAAAGGCGGTCGTACGGGAATCGATGCTTAAGAACATTGGGAAATGTGTGCACCAATCAGTGCTGAAACAGAATCAAGTCACAAAAGAAACGGCAGTTCAGAAGCCACCAACAAATACGTTCCTCTCCAATACAGTCTCGTTGAAACCTTCGCTGTCGGAAAACAACATACCGGAATGTTTCACCAACGATTCCAGCGATGATATGTTAGACTTCAGGTTACTGGTGGCGCAATGTAGCGAACTTACGCTCTCTACCCAGAACCAGTCGAACGGCTCAAAGCCTCCAGAGGCTCCCAATTATTCTCAGAATAGTTTCCGGGTGTTGCGACAGTCAGATTTTCAGTTATGTCGTTCGTCTACATCGAATCTTGCCAGCAGCCGTCGAAATCGGAAGGCCCGTCAGCTGAAACGTTGCAACAGCACATCTTCTCTGGAATCGgatagcagcagcaacagcaacagccttATGCAATGCAGTGGAGGCATTCTAGGCGGTGCTTCATCATCAGGATCAACAACCAATCCTGCGAGTCTCTCTAATTCTACCGGAAATCAACCGTCGACCTCGCCAATGACATCGTCTCCGTCATCTTCTGCTTCCTGTTCAACGCAAGCTCGACTGAATAGTACAATGCCCTGCGATATCACAATCGACGAAATGGCAAGTTACTTCGAGACATTGGTACACATCCCGAAGAAAATGTCCAGTATGGCCGAGATGATGTATATCTAG